A genome region from Myroides fluvii includes the following:
- a CDS encoding YebC/PmpR family DNA-binding transcriptional regulator → MGRAFEFRKGRKLKRWSAMAKTFTRIGKDIVMAIKEGGPNPETNSRLRAVMQNAKAANMPKENVERAIKRATDKDTENYKEVIFEGYGPHGIAFLIECATDNNNRTVANIRSYFNKCNGTMGTSGSVEFMFDHTCNFRIPTVADRDLEEFELELIDFGIDEIFEDEDGVMIYAPFESFGAIQKELESRHIEILSSGFDRIPQVTKELSEAEQADVDKLLEKIEEDDDVQNVFTTMA, encoded by the coding sequence ATGGGAAGAGCGTTTGAATTTAGAAAAGGACGTAAGCTAAAACGTTGGTCTGCTATGGCAAAAACGTTTACGAGAATTGGTAAGGACATTGTAATGGCTATTAAAGAAGGTGGTCCTAACCCAGAAACAAACTCTCGCTTACGTGCGGTTATGCAAAACGCTAAGGCGGCTAATATGCCGAAAGAAAACGTTGAGCGTGCCATAAAACGTGCTACTGATAAAGACACTGAAAATTATAAAGAAGTAATCTTTGAAGGCTATGGCCCTCACGGAATTGCTTTCTTAATCGAATGTGCTACGGATAACAACAACCGAACTGTAGCTAATATTAGAAGTTATTTCAACAAATGCAACGGTACTATGGGAACTTCAGGTTCTGTAGAGTTTATGTTTGATCATACATGTAACTTTAGAATACCTACAGTTGCCGATAGAGATTTAGAAGAATTTGAATTGGAGTTGATTGATTTTGGTATTGACGAAATCTTTGAAGATGAGGATGGTGTAATGATCTATGCTCCTTTTGAAAGCTTTGGGGCAATCCAAAAAGAATTAGAAAGTAGACATATTGAAATCTTATCTTCTGGATTTGACCGTATTCCACAAGTAACCAAAGAACTTTCGGAAGCAGAACAAGCAGATGTTGACAAATTATTAGAAAAAATTGAAGAAGACGATGACGTTCAAAACGTCTTTACAACCATGGCGTAA
- a CDS encoding YifB family Mg chelatase-like AAA ATPase, whose protein sequence is MLTKIAGSAVFGIDATTITIEVNVDHGVGYYLVGLADNAIKESSYRIAAALANTGYRLPGKRITINLAPANMRKEGSAYDLPIAIGILIASEQIKIQVDENQYILMGELSLDGTLQCINGALPIAIQAKEEGFKGIILPKENQKEAAVVDGLEVYGVDNISEVIAFFEGKSVLEPYQLNFEEDLWDQEDLLDRDFKDVKGQESIKRAMEIAAAGGHNIILIGPPGSGKTMLAKRLASILPPMTLEESLETTKIHSVVGKAKEKGLIRIRPFRNPHHTASSVALVGGGSYPQPGEISLAHNGVLFLDELPEFKREVLEVMRQPLEDREVTISRAKFTITYPSSFMLVASMNPSPSGYFQEPGAMVQSTHAEMQRYINKISGPLLDRIDLHIEVNPVPFEKLADKQLAEPSAAIRQRVIEARKKQIQRFATHPGIHYNAQLTTPLLREYCNLEAESLALLKKAMDRLNLSARAYDRILKVARTIADLEHGDKIEASHIAEAIQYRSLDREGWFK, encoded by the coding sequence ATGTTAACAAAAATAGCAGGAAGTGCGGTGTTTGGTATTGATGCAACCACCATAACCATAGAAGTCAACGTGGATCACGGGGTAGGTTATTATTTAGTCGGATTGGCAGATAATGCAATTAAGGAAAGCTCTTATCGAATTGCGGCGGCTTTAGCCAATACAGGTTATCGATTGCCAGGGAAACGCATTACGATTAATTTAGCTCCTGCCAATATGCGAAAAGAAGGCTCTGCCTATGATTTGCCTATTGCCATAGGAATTTTAATTGCTTCAGAACAGATTAAAATTCAGGTAGATGAAAATCAGTATATCCTGATGGGAGAGTTGTCTTTGGACGGTACATTACAGTGTATTAATGGGGCTTTGCCTATCGCAATTCAGGCAAAAGAAGAAGGGTTTAAAGGGATTATTTTGCCCAAGGAAAATCAAAAAGAAGCTGCAGTTGTCGATGGATTAGAAGTGTATGGAGTAGACAATATTAGCGAGGTGATTGCTTTTTTTGAAGGAAAAAGTGTATTGGAACCCTACCAACTCAATTTTGAGGAGGACCTTTGGGATCAAGAGGATCTGCTGGATCGAGATTTTAAGGATGTCAAAGGACAGGAAAGTATTAAAAGAGCCATGGAGATTGCCGCTGCAGGTGGACATAACATCATTTTGATCGGCCCACCAGGTTCAGGTAAGACCATGTTGGCAAAGCGATTGGCGAGTATTTTACCTCCCATGACCTTGGAGGAATCGCTAGAGACGACCAAAATACACAGTGTTGTGGGAAAAGCAAAAGAAAAGGGACTAATTCGCATACGCCCGTTTCGAAACCCCCATCATACTGCATCATCTGTCGCCTTAGTAGGAGGAGGGAGCTATCCACAACCTGGTGAAATTTCACTTGCTCACAATGGAGTCTTGTTTTTGGACGAATTACCAGAATTTAAACGCGAGGTTTTAGAAGTAATGCGTCAACCTTTGGAAGATCGAGAGGTGACAATTTCTCGGGCAAAGTTTACCATTACGTACCCTTCATCTTTTATGCTTGTGGCTAGTATGAACCCTAGTCCGAGTGGTTATTTTCAAGAGCCAGGAGCCATGGTGCAATCCACGCATGCGGAAATGCAACGGTATATCAATAAAATATCAGGTCCTTTATTAGATCGCATCGACCTACATATTGAAGTCAACCCCGTGCCTTTTGAAAAACTAGCAGATAAACAACTGGCTGAGCCGAGTGCTGCTATTCGTCAACGGGTTATCGAAGCTCGAAAGAAGCAAATTCAACGCTTTGCCACACATCCTGGAATCCATTATAACGCCCAATTGACAACACCTTTGTTACGGGAGTACTGCAATTTAGAAGCAGAATCATTGGCGTTGTTAAAAAAGGCTATGGATCGACTGAATTTGTCTGCTCGTGCCTATGATCGAATTCTAAAGGTAGCTAGGACAATCGCTGATTTAGAACACGGTGATAAAATAGAAGCGAGTCATATTGCCGAAGCCATTCAATACCGCAGTTTGGATCGAGAGGGATGGTTTAAGTGA
- a CDS encoding efflux RND transporter periplasmic adaptor subunit encodes MKMITNRKVYFIGFAAIVMIGTLIAINSCNIGNSKTLDPRENAIALPIIQIDTTTAITIKDYIGNIEGKINVEIRPQVEGTLDQIFVDEGAYVHEGQPLFQINPQPYREILNNMIATENVEKAKLKNAQLEIDRLKPLIDNEVIAEVQLETAKSNYEIARASLAKASAAVASAQINLDYTTIKASVSGYIGRMPKRIGNLVSRGDKEPLTVLTDVSEVYVYFGMSESDFLYFTKDTKKSDSTRITSSGQILPEVTLILADGHEYGEKGKVDMVNGQVNRNTGSISLRASFPNSQDVMRSGNTGTVKLRETKAHVILIPQEMTTAIQDKTFVYLLDQDDKVKLQSIQLDGVSGTNYIVSEGLQIGDRVIKTGFDKLTEGMYVKAMN; translated from the coding sequence ATGAAAATGATAACAAATCGAAAAGTATATTTTATTGGTTTTGCAGCCATCGTAATGATTGGAACATTGATTGCAATCAATAGTTGCAATATTGGCAACTCTAAAACATTAGACCCAAGAGAGAATGCCATCGCCTTGCCTATCATTCAAATTGATACGACAACGGCGATCACCATTAAAGATTACATTGGCAATATTGAAGGTAAAATAAATGTAGAGATTCGTCCGCAAGTAGAAGGAACCTTGGATCAAATATTTGTTGATGAAGGGGCTTATGTACACGAAGGGCAACCTTTGTTTCAGATTAATCCCCAACCTTATCGCGAGATTTTAAACAATATGATTGCTACAGAAAATGTAGAAAAAGCGAAATTAAAAAATGCTCAATTGGAAATTGACCGTTTAAAACCTTTAATTGACAATGAAGTAATAGCCGAAGTACAATTGGAGACTGCGAAATCAAACTATGAAATAGCAAGAGCTTCTTTAGCTAAAGCTTCTGCTGCGGTTGCTAGTGCGCAGATCAATTTAGATTACACGACAATCAAAGCGTCTGTAAGTGGTTACATTGGGCGTATGCCTAAACGCATTGGAAACTTAGTTAGCAGAGGGGATAAAGAACCGTTGACCGTTCTTACCGATGTCAGTGAGGTTTATGTGTATTTTGGGATGAGTGAATCGGATTTCCTTTATTTCACGAAAGACACCAAAAAGTCAGATAGTACGCGCATTACCTCATCGGGGCAGATTTTACCAGAAGTTACTTTAATCCTAGCAGATGGACACGAATATGGAGAAAAAGGAAAAGTAGATATGGTAAACGGACAGGTGAACCGCAACACGGGATCCATTTCCCTCCGCGCTTCTTTTCCCAATTCACAAGACGTTATGCGTTCTGGAAATACAGGAACAGTAAAATTACGTGAAACGAAAGCACATGTAATTTTAATTCCACAAGAAATGACTACAGCTATTCAGGATAAAACCTTTGTCTACCTTTTAGATCAAGATGATAAAGTTAAACTACAATCAATCCAATTGGACGGAGTTTCGGGTACAAACTACATTGTATCGGAGGGACTTCAAATTGGCGATCGCGTAATTAAAACGGGATTCGATAAGTTAACAGAAGGAATGTATGTGAAGGCGATGAACTAA
- the ypfJ gene encoding KPN_02809 family neutral zinc metallopeptidase, with product MKWENRRESKNVQDNRGKSMVGKTALGGGLIGIIAMLLVVFGGETGQQIAPVLEQLNQGGQTTEQTETRTLSSEEKTMGKMVSVMFADTEDVWHSIFDQMGQIYQEPTLVLFDDQVHTKCGNALASVGPFYCPANQTVYMDLRFFEELHQRFGAEKGDFAIAYVIAHEVGHHVQNLLGTNAKVWEQQQKLSKKEANKLSVAQELQADFYAGVWARHIQKYLDPKDIDIALSAAQAVGDDAIQKRVSGQVNPDSFTHGSSKQRKEWFMKGYQTGDIKQGNTFDFIK from the coding sequence ATGAAATGGGAAAATCGCAGAGAAAGTAAAAATGTCCAAGACAATCGCGGAAAATCGATGGTTGGTAAAACCGCATTAGGCGGAGGTTTAATTGGAATTATCGCTATGTTACTTGTTGTTTTTGGCGGTGAAACAGGGCAACAAATTGCTCCTGTATTGGAACAACTCAACCAAGGAGGTCAAACAACAGAACAGACTGAAACGAGAACCCTCTCCTCAGAAGAGAAGACAATGGGAAAAATGGTTTCCGTTATGTTTGCGGATACAGAGGATGTTTGGCACAGTATTTTTGATCAAATGGGTCAGATCTACCAAGAACCCACTTTAGTTCTCTTTGATGATCAAGTACACACTAAATGTGGAAATGCACTGGCTAGTGTAGGTCCATTCTACTGTCCTGCTAATCAAACCGTCTATATGGATTTGCGCTTCTTTGAGGAATTACACCAGCGTTTTGGTGCTGAAAAAGGAGATTTTGCCATTGCTTATGTGATTGCCCATGAAGTAGGACACCACGTACAAAACTTATTGGGAACCAATGCTAAAGTTTGGGAACAACAACAGAAACTTTCAAAAAAAGAAGCGAATAAATTATCCGTTGCTCAAGAATTACAAGCTGATTTTTACGCAGGTGTTTGGGCCAGACACATCCAAAAATATTTGGATCCCAAAGATATTGATATCGCATTAAGTGCTGCACAAGCCGTTGGAGACGACGCCATTCAAAAAAGAGTATCCGGGCAAGTAAACCCCGATTCCTTTACGCACGGCAGCTCAAAACAACGCAAAGAGTGGTTCATGAAAGGCTATCAAACAGGTGACATCAAACAAGGAAATACCTTCGATTTTATCAAATAA
- a CDS encoding DUF2189 domain-containing protein, protein MTNLKQTIQRILHEGYNIQPFLVMREAAVYYKKTIVLVVVSLLFALFITSFLGSMAVTRFIDINEATTPAEIQEKLFELSNQLTQPPLLYTYLLFAVLFSALGSVLIAGFYKINAEAALGQTPRFTSVFKYFFSIKGLYIFVAQGLITLFFTGFSVLLKEYQLEMVSIIINWLINILTIFVTPLIIFGRMSPFTAIKTSIQVVNKQPLPIILTVILNYFLVFSGLFFFVVGILITLPYLFSIYFTLYKQIIGFNLEEEKI, encoded by the coding sequence ATGACTAATTTAAAACAAACAATTCAACGAATTTTACATGAAGGATATAACATCCAACCTTTTCTAGTAATGAGAGAAGCGGCTGTTTACTACAAGAAAACCATAGTACTGGTTGTTGTCAGTCTTTTATTCGCCCTTTTTATTACTTCCTTTTTGGGTTCTATGGCTGTAACGCGTTTTATCGATATCAATGAAGCTACTACGCCTGCGGAGATTCAAGAAAAACTCTTTGAATTAAGCAACCAACTCACTCAACCACCTTTGTTGTACACCTATCTGCTCTTTGCCGTTCTCTTTTCTGCTTTGGGTAGTGTACTCATTGCTGGATTTTACAAAATAAACGCTGAAGCAGCTCTCGGACAAACGCCTCGTTTTACGAGCGTTTTTAAATATTTTTTTAGTATTAAGGGACTCTATATCTTTGTCGCACAAGGACTGATTACCTTATTCTTTACTGGATTTTCAGTATTGCTAAAGGAATACCAATTAGAAATGGTCTCGATTATTATCAATTGGCTGATTAATATCCTAACGATATTCGTTACACCCTTAATCATCTTTGGACGTATGTCTCCTTTTACGGCAATCAAAACGAGTATTCAAGTCGTAAATAAACAACCGCTTCCTATTATACTAACGGTGATATTGAATTACTTTCTAGTATTCTCCGGTTTATTTTTCTTTGTTGTTGGGATTCTAATTACCCTCCCCTACTTATTCTCTATTTACTTTACTTTGTATAAACAGATTATTGGTTTCAACTTAGAAGAAGAAAAAATATAG
- a CDS encoding efflux RND transporter permease subunit — protein MLKTIIDRPILATVISIMFVLLGLVGLTLLPITRFPEIAPPSVSVSTSYPGANAETVAQSVLLPIEEAINGVDNMTYISSKASNSGSGTINVFFKAGTDPDQAAVNVQNRVSKASSDLPSEVNENGISVTPRQSGNIMTINFFSDHPEGIYDETFLQAYTQININRELLRVPGVAAVGRVGARDYSMRTWLNPEKLALYGLTPQDVIAAIKDQNFEIAPGNFGETSEEAFETALKHKGRFSQPEEYENIVIKTNIDGSVLLLKDVARVEFGASNVGSDNSVNGYPGLTMNITQTAGSNAREIDIAVRKVLERVAQTFPKGIHYAISYSVKDQIDESISQVRSTLFEAFFLVFIIVYLFLQDFRSTIIPAIAIPISLIGTLFFIYLMGFSINVLTMFALVLAIGIVVDDAIVVVEAIHEKMHQTGLKAKEATIETMNEITRAIISITLVMSAVFLPVGFMQGPAGIFYKQFAYTLAFAILISAVNALTLSPALCALFLKQPKAEELASQKETNPIKRVSARFFFAFNTAFDSFTNKYVATIGKLIRNKKVAIAGLVLIIGLGVFFLYKTPSSFIPREDDSYITYSLAMPPGASLARTKVVLAKADSILKMRTDIEGMTAISGYNTIDGNASPSFAVGYINLKPYKKRGKIKNIDDIIDEVQQDLAVIHEATFNVFPRPTIQGFGDFGGIEFVLQDRLGGDFSSFSQAADGVIKELNEREEIGSAFTSFKANFPQYLLEIDYIKAKSLGVSVKDLMNTIKNYYGRVKAGDFNRFGRTYRVYMQADIEYRESPQSFSSIYVKNKDGDMLPANTLVKLKKVLGPQTVNRYNLYNAITVKVNPSQGYSTGDAMKVIEEVTSKMPGNYSYEFTGMSLEEKDSGHQAIFIFALSIIFVYFLLAAQYESYFLPIAILLTVPTGLLGVALFVNLAGLQNNIYVQVGLVMLIGLLAKNAILIIEFALQQRKKGLSIIEAATEGAKMRLRPILMTSFAFVAGLIPLMFTVGPSAQGNHSISFSAAGGMLFGVAAGIFIIPVLFVIFQTIDERLKAKFTND, from the coding sequence ATGCTAAAGACTATTATAGATCGTCCGATACTAGCTACCGTTATTTCGATTATGTTCGTTTTACTTGGACTAGTAGGACTAACCTTATTGCCTATTACACGTTTTCCAGAGATTGCACCCCCAAGTGTGAGTGTGTCTACGTCTTATCCTGGAGCGAATGCTGAAACCGTAGCCCAAAGTGTTTTACTCCCTATTGAGGAAGCAATCAATGGAGTGGATAACATGACCTACATCAGTTCAAAAGCGAGTAATAGTGGTTCAGGAACAATCAATGTTTTTTTTAAGGCAGGGACAGACCCTGATCAAGCCGCTGTAAACGTACAAAACCGCGTAAGTAAAGCATCCAGTGATTTGCCTTCTGAAGTGAATGAAAACGGAATTTCCGTTACGCCTCGTCAGAGTGGTAATATCATGACGATTAACTTTTTCAGCGATCACCCAGAGGGAATTTACGATGAGACTTTCTTACAAGCCTATACGCAGATTAACATCAACCGAGAGCTTTTACGTGTTCCGGGGGTGGCTGCAGTAGGGCGTGTAGGTGCACGTGATTACTCGATGCGTACCTGGTTAAATCCAGAGAAACTAGCCTTGTATGGACTAACGCCTCAGGATGTCATAGCGGCAATCAAAGATCAAAACTTCGAAATTGCACCAGGTAACTTTGGAGAAACGTCAGAAGAGGCTTTTGAAACGGCCTTAAAACACAAAGGAAGGTTCAGTCAACCCGAAGAATATGAAAACATTGTAATCAAAACCAATATTGATGGATCTGTTTTGTTGTTGAAAGATGTGGCTCGTGTTGAATTCGGAGCCTCTAATGTCGGCAGTGACAACAGCGTCAATGGTTATCCTGGTTTAACAATGAATATTACGCAGACTGCAGGTTCTAACGCAAGAGAAATAGACATTGCAGTGCGAAAAGTATTGGAGCGCGTTGCACAAACTTTTCCGAAGGGGATTCACTATGCAATCAGTTATTCCGTAAAAGATCAAATTGACGAATCAATTAGCCAGGTAAGAAGTACGCTTTTTGAAGCTTTTTTCCTTGTATTTATTATCGTTTATTTGTTTTTACAAGATTTTAGATCGACGATTATTCCAGCAATTGCCATTCCCATTTCTTTAATTGGAACCTTGTTCTTTATCTATTTGATGGGATTCTCTATCAATGTATTGACCATGTTTGCCTTGGTTTTAGCCATTGGTATTGTAGTGGATGATGCCATTGTCGTCGTAGAGGCGATTCACGAAAAAATGCATCAAACGGGATTAAAAGCCAAAGAAGCGACCATTGAAACCATGAATGAGATTACAAGAGCCATCATCTCGATTACCTTGGTTATGTCTGCTGTATTTTTACCCGTTGGTTTTATGCAAGGTCCTGCGGGAATATTTTACAAACAATTTGCCTATACCCTTGCCTTTGCAATTCTAATTTCAGCGGTTAATGCTTTAACGCTGAGTCCTGCTTTATGTGCCTTGTTTTTAAAACAACCCAAAGCAGAGGAATTAGCTAGTCAAAAGGAAACAAATCCAATCAAAAGAGTATCTGCTCGTTTTTTCTTTGCCTTTAATACGGCTTTTGATTCGTTCACGAACAAATATGTAGCGACTATTGGCAAATTAATACGCAATAAAAAAGTAGCCATCGCGGGATTAGTATTAATCATCGGATTGGGTGTATTCTTTTTATATAAAACGCCCTCTTCTTTTATTCCAAGAGAGGATGATAGTTACATCACTTATTCGTTAGCCATGCCTCCTGGGGCTTCTCTTGCGAGAACCAAAGTAGTCCTAGCGAAAGCGGATAGTATTTTGAAAATGAGAACAGACATCGAGGGCATGACTGCTATTTCGGGATATAATACCATTGACGGAAATGCGAGTCCTTCTTTTGCTGTGGGATACATCAACCTCAAACCATACAAAAAGAGAGGGAAAATTAAAAATATAGATGACATTATCGATGAAGTTCAACAAGATTTAGCTGTTATACACGAGGCTACCTTCAATGTATTTCCTCGACCAACGATTCAGGGATTTGGAGATTTTGGGGGAATTGAATTTGTCTTGCAAGATCGATTAGGAGGAGATTTCAGCTCATTTAGTCAGGCCGCAGATGGTGTCATCAAAGAATTAAATGAGAGAGAAGAAATTGGATCCGCTTTTACTTCATTCAAAGCTAATTTCCCTCAATACTTACTCGAAATTGACTACATCAAAGCCAAATCGCTAGGAGTAAGTGTAAAAGATTTGATGAATACAATCAAAAACTACTATGGAAGGGTTAAAGCAGGTGATTTCAACCGATTTGGACGTACTTATCGCGTCTATATGCAAGCAGATATTGAGTACAGAGAAAGCCCGCAATCCTTTAGTTCGATTTACGTCAAAAATAAAGATGGAGACATGCTACCCGCCAATACGTTGGTTAAACTGAAAAAAGTATTGGGACCCCAAACGGTTAATCGTTACAATCTATACAATGCGATTACGGTTAAGGTAAACCCGAGTCAAGGATATAGTACTGGAGATGCGATGAAAGTCATAGAAGAAGTAACGAGCAAAATGCCAGGAAACTATTCCTATGAATTTACGGGTATGTCTTTGGAAGAAAAGGATTCTGGTCATCAAGCTATTTTTATTTTTGCCTTGAGTATTATTTTTGTCTACTTTTTACTTGCCGCCCAATATGAGAGTTACTTTTTACCTATTGCGATTCTATTAACGGTTCCGACAGGTTTATTGGGTGTAGCGCTATTTGTCAATTTAGCTGGGTTACAAAACAACATATACGTACAAGTTGGTTTGGTTATGTTAATTGGGTTATTAGCTAAAAATGCTATTTTAATTATCGAATTTGCGCTTCAACAGCGCAAAAAAGGATTATCCATTATCGAAGCGGCAACGGAGGGAGCTAAAATGAGGCTACGTCCTATTTTAATGACTTCTTTCGCATTCGTAGCGGGTCTAATTCCTTTAATGTTCACCGTTGGTCCATCTGCACAAGGAAATCACTCCATTAGTTTTAGTGCCGCTGGAGGAATGCTCTTTGGGGTGGCTGCAGGTATTTTTATTATTCCTGTCTTATTTGTCATCTTCCAAACGATCGACGAACGATTAAAAGCAAAATTTACTAACGATTAA